The Tursiops truncatus isolate mTurTru1 chromosome X, mTurTru1.mat.Y, whole genome shotgun sequence DNA segment GCGGACATAGGCTATGAACAAGAACCCTATCTTATCCCCTTCCCACTACCTTGATGTAGGCAATAGGAATGGTTTTGAAAATTGCATTTATATATTCAGAATTATGTCGGGAGCACCAACCATGCCCCAGACATTCCTCTAGTTCTGgggatacagctgtgaacaaaGCAGAGATCCCTGCTATGGAGACTGATAAAAAATTGTGCATATGCTGGATTGCTGTAACATTTCAAAAACATGTTAAGTCTACTGTGGGCTCTCACATCTTTAATGGTACACACACACTGTccaatgtaaaattttttgtgtAAATCTGGACTCGCACTTCAAGCAAACTGCCTGGCTGGCTGAAATGTGGAAACACCTTTCAATTCAGTCTTTTAACATGTGTTGAGTGCCACCTATGTGCAGAGCCCGATATTGGGGACTTTggagagaggcagaagaatgagAGACAAGGTCCTATCTTAGGGGCTTCCCCGTGCGGTGAAAGAGGCAGCTCCTTCTCTTGGGAGCTCCCAGGCTGTAGGAGCTGACAGCCTAGTCTGGGAAGGCAAACAACTTCAGGACCCACTTTCAGAGGGGAATCCCAAGTACATGCAAAAATGAATCCAGCCTAGACTGTTTGGAGTTGGGTAAATGGTCCCTTGTCGTGATGATGGGGAACAAGAGAGGGGATGCTATAGGAGCTGCTGCATGTCCCGACAGCGAGGAGGAACCCAGGAGCAGCCTCTCCTGGATTATTGTTATCCTGGCAAGTCTTCTGGATGAGATGGGATTGGAGGTGCTGCTGTAAGAATGAAGAGGTCTGTggaaggatggggtggggtgggggcattccaggtagagggtgCCTCCTGGGGGATGGTAGGAGAAATGGGGGCGCTGGGCACAGTTCAAACCCAGCTGAAgatgcagaggagagaggagggccaATGTGTGAGGGTCTCGGCTAAGTCCTTGCGGCTGCGGAGCGGCGGTGGGGAAGGACCGGGTCAGACGTAGCGGGGGTGAGTGGGGGCAGCGCCCAGGTTTCTTGACAGCTGTTAAGGAAGCGTGGCGACAAAGGGTTAAGTGTGCCCCTCCACCGCCCCAAATGCTTCCTGTGTTTGAAATCCTTCAGGTCTCCAAAACCCTCTGGCCCCCGGCCAGGCGGGCATTGTCCGGGGAGCGCTTGTGGGCTGTCAGAGTGGCCTCGCAGCCTTTGTTGTGGACCACCTCGAGGTTCCCTCTCGCGCCCTGGCTGCGGCTGCCCAGTGCGTGCCGGGAGGGGGGCGGTGCGGGAGGCttgctccctctccctcttcccggccccccctccagccctcccGATGACCACATGACCAAGTGGGCTCGCGGCCAAGCCACAGGCTACAAAATGCAGCCCCTGGAGTGAGCGGGGCGCATTCCCGCTGGCAGTCTGAGCCACGGGCCGTTGGAGCCGCAGCCGAGCCGCCAGCCACTTGGAACGAGCTCGCCGCCGCCCCCGGAGCCGCCGAGGCCAGCTGGGCGGCGCTGCCCCGCGGCGGGAGAGAGGAGGCTGCAGGAGAGAGGAGGCGGCGGCCGGCCAGCCCGCGGCGCGGCTCGGGGCGTACCGTCTCGCGGCCCGGGAGCCACGCGAGCTTCGCGCCCGCACGCACGAGCCGCGACTCGCGCCTCCCTCGGCCTCCGGcctctccgcccccgcccccgccccctggcCAGGgccgcgcggcggcggcggcggcggccagaGGAGCAGCATGAATCTGCGGCTCTGCGTGCAGGCGCTCCTGCTGCTCTGGCTCTCCTTGAGCGCGGTGTGTGGAGGTGAGTGCGCGCCCTCCCGCTCGCCCGCGGCCCCCTCGCCGCTCTCCAGGGCTGCAGCCCGCGCGCTCCCCGCCCTCCGCCCAGAAGATCGCGCTCTCTCCGCCTCCCGGGAGCCGGGCGCGAGCCGTGCAGAAGCCGCCACGCGCCGGGCCGCCGACGGACAGGGCGCCCGGGGCCAGGGACCCGCCGGCCGCGGGCATCGCTCCCTGCGGGGTGCTCGGCTCGGCTCGGCCTGGGGCATCACCTTCCGGCGCCTGGCCCCTCCCGGCCGCCCCTCGCAGTCCGAGGAGCTCAGGGCCGCAGGCGTGCGCTCCGTGTCCCGCGCCCCGCTCCCCACGTGGTGGAGGGTATGGGGGGGCACGTCCCGCTCCCCTCGTGGATCCTTGGAGGGAACTGACCTGAGGCCGGTGGGTTGGGCTCCTGCGTGGAAAGTTAGGGGCCGCCGGCCGGTCCGGGGGCGCGGGCCACTGGGGGATGATGATGTGCCAAGATGCAGACGTGACACTTGTTGCATAGGCAGGAGCGCGCCGCGGGGGAGGCGGCGTGGAGCCCAGCTGTGGTTCCTTTCAGCCTGCAAGTGAGCAGAGGCAGCCTCCCCCGGGCTGGGCCGGGCAGGGCCAGGTCAGGCTggcctcctccctcacccccaagtCCTGTCTGGTCTGCTCTCCTGCTCCCACACAGAAGGCTCTCCCAGAGGCCTGCGCCCCACCCCAGGGACTTCGTTCTTTGAGATCCTGGCTCCGGTCCCCCCTCTGACCCAGGCATGGTCATGCTTCACCTCAGTCCCCTTGTCTCCAGGCATCAAACCAGGAAACAGCGCCTGACCCGATACCTCCATGCAGCTGGCCCTCACCTGCACCACACCCCCACCTGGCATACTTGGCACTGACTGGTGCTCCCTTGCCCTCCCCAAGCCTGGTCCCCACCCACATCCCAGCAGTCCCAGTCCGGGCTCCCTGTCCTCTGTGCGTCAGTGTCTCCTGTGGCTGCCAGCTCCCACCTCCAGCTGCCACAGTCCTGTGATCTGACTGTCACTGCTGCCGGCCTGGCAACACAGAATAGGAAGGCCAAGACCAGGTGGACTAATGCCAGTGCCAGGCTTGGACTTATggggaggtgggagcaggggaaaggagagagcagGGCAGCAAGTGTCCTAGAGGAAGGGCCCAAGGCCGTACTTTGTTCCAGACCCTCCAGAACAGGATGCAGCCCGGGAGCCTCTGAGGGGCCTGGTGGGGCTTCCACCTCTCTTTGTAGGTCACCTCCTTTCTCCGCTCTTGCCTTTGGCACTGCCCTGGCCCGGGGAGCCCTGCCCGGCTTCTTGGGAAGGCGCACTGGCTGGGTCTGGCACTACCTGCCTTTAGCTAGCTGTCCAGTGATCTCTCTCTTCAGGCCCGAGCCCTGGCTCAGCCACCTCACTGGTAAGAAGGAAGCAGGCTTTTTCCTCAGAAACTCCTGTCAGGCAGGCGATGGCAGAAAGAGAGCCAAAGATAGGAATGAAGGACACCGCACGggcctgccctcctggagcctgCCATCCAGGGCAGTTGGCGAGATAAGACACCCACGGGACACCACCACTGGCAAACAGTGGTGCAGAGAGGGCATCCCAGAGGAAGCTGGGCCTACCTGATCTGCACACTTGCGGCTCCCCCAGAGCCTACGGGGAGACCTTTGCAGGGTCCAGCTGTTGGGGCATTACGGATAAAGGGGGAGCCGGTTTCAAGGGGAGGGGACGCCGCATCTGGCTCAGACCCTACCGCGCCCTGCTTCATTCACCCTTTGCATTGGGTCACCTAGCTCCACAGCCGGATCTGGGTAAATTCGTTGCCCTCACATTTATGCTTAAGCCTAGCACTGGAAACTTCCAAAGCTCCCCCTGCCTCTCCACCTCCCCCTGCcacgtccccccaccccacccccgtcctGTCCTGGGGCCAAGGGGGCTACCTCTGTGGGTCTGGGGACACATGTCCTGctcctcctgcctcctgtccTGGCTCAGAACAAGGGACCTTTTCGGAACCACCTTGCCCTTGGCCCGGACTTGCATGCTCTCCCCAGCCAGAGTCCCCGGTCAGCTCCAGGCCTGAAATCCGTGCTTCCTCATGACGCGCCGTGTCCTGACTTGGAATGCGCTCCCGCCACCACACACAGACCCCTCCACTGCCTCCTGACCTGGGATACACTTTGCTCTTGAGTCTGAGAGCTGCTGGACCAGGGCCAAGTAGCCCTTGGTCTTTGTCTGAGCACCtctgtgtccttccttgtccccctcctgcccttccccggCCCCAGCTGAGGCCTGCAGCCACAATGACAGCGTGAGGACAGCTTCCTGGACCCCTCCCACTCAGGGAGGGGGCATCTCCACTCCATCCCCAATGCCTCAGAACTAAGCACCCAGGTAACCTGAGTCAGGCCTCTCAGCGGCAAAGGACTAATGCAGGTGAAGCGGATGACCAGGCTGCCAGGGCGTGATGTGTCCACAGCAGCACGGCTGGCGTGGGAAGACGGCTCAGGGCACTGGGCTGGGCAGACAAAGGAGGGGCGCTTCATCCTGGAGACACATGCAGGACCCCAGAGCAGTGGAGGGGACATGGCCAGTGCCACCAGGGCACTTGTATGGGCTTTTAAAGCAATCACAAGACAGGCCGGAcggcaagagggaagaaaaaaagatgtttcattCCTAGTGAGGATGCCGTGTTCCTGAGAAGCGGCACGCACCTCTTTGTGAACGGGCAGGGCTGGCGTTTAGATTGTGTGAAAAGCAAGCCCTGTTTACCCCTGACTGCGCTTCACGGTGGAGATGCTGTGGCTTCACTGCTGATGGCGCTTCGGTCCCTCTAGGCTCGCGACTCTTTGCGGGATTGCCCCAGCCTTCCCGTAAGTAGCAGATGcgttagagaaaatatttaagtacaCTGGGGATGGCCCGTTTCTACAGGGGAATTCTTTTGTATCACTGCCGGGACCTCTGCAGTGATGAGAATCAAAAGCCTCTGATTTGTCCCTTTGGACAGGACAAAGCCAGGGTTTCAGGTGTCAGCTTATCTTAGGGTGAACCAGACTCAGAATCAAAAGTAGGAAACAGGTGGATGATGGAATCAGGGTGGGGGAGGAACTGCAGACTTCCGGCTACAAGGAGGAGAGTGAGCCCCCCCATCCAGTGGGATGCAAGGTGCCAGGGGCTTCTGGGTGACTGCTCTCCAGGGCCTGGCTGAGAGCTCGGTCAGCTTAGGTAGCTCTTCTCTGCAGCCCTAGAGTCCAGACGTCCCGCTGACCAGAGTCTGAGCCCACCAGCCGTGTTCCTCATCCTGGCTCTGGGCCTCCCCTGTCTCTTAGggacccctccccccaacagCCCGCCCTCCCTGACTGCCACCACCACTCACAGTCCTGGGTCTCAGCATTTGCAGAGGATACCCTCCCCATCTGGGCACTGTGCCTCTCTTCTCATGCCTGCTGTTACCCCTGGGGCCATAGCCTGTGCCATTGGCCATCCCTGCAACACAAGAACCAAGACCTCACTGATACCTTCAAGGCCCTTAGGGGCCTTCCTTTTGCCTGGCCACACCCTCAGCACAGTCCTTTTCGTCCTGAGAGTTTCTCTGGTACCAACTTCTCATCAGTATCATTCCTGTCCTCTTGAAAGGGCAGAACAGCCTTGAGGGGCCTCCAAAACACAAGGCAGAAGCTGAAGCAGCTGCGGTGGGGAGCttagtgaaggggcttccctcctctccctccccggcGCAGCCCCTTTGCAGATAGCACTCAGAGGGTAGCCCTATGACAGGCGAAAGCAGCCTCCTTGCCCCTGTCCGTACCTACTGCCCCAAAGTGCAAACACAACTcgtgttttaatttacattaggTGATGGGTTTAGGGGAGGAACTGACACAGTAACCCACCCCCGACCAGAAGAAGCATGAAGGGTGGCTGGTAAACAGAGGGGTCCTAATGGGCCTGTGATGTTCtctctgggagggagggtggagggctAGAGAGTGTGTGCGCGCGTGTCTGGGCGAGAGAGCGTGGACAGCAGCAGGCGCCAGGGGCCTGGGCAGGGAGGGCCCTAAGGACAATCCTTGCCTGAGTTTGGCCCAAGAGGAGGATAAATGCCTGGAAACTGTGTGCAAGTGGAGGAGGAATCACAAGAGTCAAACAGCCAAGGAAGGAACCGGAGCGTGGGGatgctggaggcagggaggaaggaaaggaagagccGCCAGGGGTATGGTTGGGGGGCGAGCAGCCAATGGGTGGTTATATGGAAACTGTGAGCTAGTGGTGGAGACTCCTGGATGGATGGAAACAGGTTTCGAGAGACAGGGATATAGCTGGAGGCAAACCCGatggtgtggggagagggaggctggaATTCATGATCACTGGCCTCAGAAGCTGTATTTCTGCAGACCAGCCCCATCCCGGGCATCGCACAAGCACTCTGCCTGTCTGCCTCCTGCCCAGCACCATCGCATCTCCCTGCTCTGCTTGCCTCCGGCGGCTGGCTTGTCTGTGAAGCACCAGCTCGCCTGACCTGGCTGGACTGCAGCCTCCATGAGAGGTGGCTGAGAGCTCGGTCAGCTTAGGTAGCTCTTCTCTGCAGCCCTAGAGTCCAGACGTCTCGCTGGCCAGAGTCTGAGCCCACCAGCCGTGTTCCTCATCCTGGCTCTGGGCCTCCCCTGTCTCTTAGGGACCCCTCCCCGCAACAGCCCGCCCTCCCTGACTGCCACCACCACTCACAGTCCTGGGTCTCAGCATTTGCAGAGGATACCCTCCCCATCTGGGCACTGTGCCTCTCTTCTCATGCCTGCTGTACCGCTGGGGCCTCATCGTGTGTCTTTCCCTCATCGCACCCAGGAACACCCAGCGCCACTTGGATTCTATTGGCAGGGCCtggtctggcatcaggaggcTTCTCCTCTAAGCCAGATGtggacagatgtagagaagagcCCCCTAGAGCAGAAAAGGAGCCAGCTGGGATTGGAATGGAAGGAATTTGCATGAGGCACAGGATGAGGGTATGATCTAGAGGTGAAAGGAGTAGGGCAATGGGGGGGCAATACTAGCAGCCCACCCCCTTCCCGATGCACTTGCTGCTTCAGGTGACGTTCACtcatttgtttactcattcatttgtaCAATATTTCTTGGCCTCTGAATCTGGTCACGGGCTGACTAGATCCCAGCATAAGGCACAGAGTCAGAGATTCGCCCCCACGCCCCGCAAACAGTCCCCCAGCCACACCCACAGGGAGGCCACAGGAACAAGTGAGCCCCAAGATGGCCAAACACTGATGAGATGCCCAGGGGTGAGCTATGAGAGCTCTAGTACTCAAAAGTGGGTCACCTGCGTATCAAAGGATGTACAATGACATCATGTTccagatttgctttaaaatatctctgcaaagaaagaaacaggagaacCAAAGCATATGTAACTCCATCTGGATAACTGTCGAATCTGGGTGATAGGCACGTGACGGGGGGAGTTGTTTTCATTGAAATATTGtgtgtttgaaatgttttaagtGTATCAGTCACAAGGGTGCAGTGGGAAGTTATTGTCTGCTGTGCCCCAGCCTGAGTGCAGGCATGATACCCCAAGCTGCACCCCCCGATGATGTTCTGAGCACAGAACATGTTTGTGCCCATCAGAAACATGATAGGACTGTCAAAAGGACATCTAGTCAGGTGTATAATTTCTAAATGTGAGTAGTGGGCTCTGTTTGCCCCAGGACAGTGTAAACATTGCAAGTGGTTCATCGGTTCACTGAttggaagaggaaaaacaaaagctcTGAGAGCGCCACCTCATGAAGAGGCTGCCCCTCCTCTGGGGCCCTGGCCCATCTGCATCAGCCTTTGGGATGACAGGCTTTCTCCTTCCTGCAGGGCCCCTGCTGCAGACTTCTGACGGGAAGGGGATGGAGGAAGGCACCATCCGCCACCTGGTGCAGCCCAGAGGGCCGAGGAGCGGCCCAGGGCCCTGGCAGGGAGGTCGGAGGAAGTTCCGCCGCCAGCGGCCGCGCCTCTCCCATAAGGGCCCCATGCCTTTCTGAAGCAGGTACTTGAGCCTCTGGTCAGTGGGCGGCACAGAAAGGGCAGGGGAGGAACAGCCTGGAAGCCGGGTGGCCCTGCTGCTTACCGCTGGCCAGACACCTGCACCAGGCAGTGCCGGCCCCATGCATAACACCGGGGCTTACAGAGCACCTTCAGTTTAGACAGGAGACCAAGGCCGGAGAGGGGCTTGACGCTCCCCAGGAGTTAGGTGCTGGCTCCCCTCCACGCTGCTGCCTAGGGTTGGGCTGGCTGGCCCAGCTGGAGTGTTCTGGAGGGCCTTGACGAGCTGGGGAGAGGTGCCCCAGGGTATCTGTGCAGGTGTGCAGTGTGGACCCTCACCACACTGGGGcgggagggaaggcagggatcCTTGGGGGTAGCCGCTAGCAGAGAACGGGAAGAGAGCTGCCGGGAGAtgtgggaaggagagagcaggGCCTGAGCCTGCCCCTGAGGCCTGGCCTGCTGTCCTTCCCCCTGTCGCCGGGACAGGGTGGCACCGACTCAGTAGCCTGGGGCTTTAGGTTCAGGCTTGTGGGGAGGGCGGGTGAAGGCCGTCTCCTCTCCTGTCCCAGGCGGTTCCTTTGACCTAGGACACGTCAATGACCCCTCTCTGGTCATTTTTCCTCTTTAGGACTGAAGGGACCACCACGTGTCCGCCCCCCGTGATTCTCTCTACCCCTCCGTCGATCGGCCTGCTTCTCTGGAGCCCTCCCATCCGTTCGCCTCATCTGGCCCCTGTTCTAGCTGCTGACGGTCCGGCTCTTCTCCCCCACCAGCCTCCCCGAATGGATTGGCGTGCTCCTGCCCCTAGCAAGGACCCATTCAGTGCCCCCTCGTGACTTGGGAGACCCTGCACTGGAAGGCCGTCCTTCCTCTCCGcagccctccctctgctctagTCCCTACCTCTTGTGTCCAATACCCTAACATCGAACCCTTCTCTCGGCCCTTCCTGCCTCAGGTATGCCCTGGGGGCTGGGTGGAACCCGCCCTTCTTTAATGGGCTCCAGCAGATTCCACGGTTTCGCATCAGCACTTCCCCCCCAGGCCTCCAGAGGGGCATAGAGAGCGGAGCAATGAGAGACTCCAGTGAGAGGGACGGGGTCATTGGGATGCAGACAGGGTGCCTTGGGGGCATGGGAACGGGGGCTTGGCGATCTGGCGAAGGGGGAGTGAAGCAGCGGAGAAGAGGAGGAATAGCTACTGTGGCCTCTTCCTCATCCCCATGTTTGGCCCGGTTGAGGAAGAGGTGAAGGAGAGGGGCCGCGAAGTACTTTGTCACTTCTCTCGCCTCACTGTGCCGCCTAGCAGTCCCTCCCactcacccccgcccccgccccccccagttGGTTCAAGCTCCAACTCAGGAGGGGAGGGTATGCGCCTCAGGTGGCTCTGTACCCTCCCAGGAGCAAAAGCCAACTAGGATGATTGGTTTTGCCAAGAATCACAGACGATCAGAGCCAAAAGGAACTTGGAGTTCACTTAGCGCCACCTCCTTATGCAAACTCCTGCAGAAACGGAGGCTCGGAGAGGGATGGTGACCTGCCCAGTGCCACTGCAGAGCCAGCACGAGGGCCCAGGTCTCCGAACTCCCACGTGATGATGGCCTCTTCTTGACGATGTCTTCCAAACCCATTAAGTGCCTTTTCCCGGggttggggctgggggtggccaggaagggagagggggccGGCTGTGAACTGCCCCATGGTGGGACGGAGCTgttccctcctccctggcctgcCCCTTCTGGTCCATTCCCCAACCCGGCCTGGAAAGTTCCATGACTGGCCAGCTGCCCCAATTCCTTGCAGCACTCCCAGACCCTGGGTATTTTCATAGGGGCAGCTCGGGCACCAAGACTACCAGGAATCAGGAGGTGGCCTTAACCAATTGGACTCAATGGCTTTCCCTTCACGTTGACTGGACCTTCTTCTCCCAGTGGCCTTTCCCTGaggaggcagggagtggggagaagaagaaggaaacaaagaaggaaggaagggaggggggaaggaaggaaggaaagatgggagGAAGTGTAGATCTCAGCAGGCTTTCTTCTCAAAGGCCTCgtgggaggg contains these protein-coding regions:
- the APLN gene encoding apelin, with amino-acid sequence MNLRLCVQALLLLWLSLSAVCGGPLLQTSDGKGMEEGTIRHLVQPRGPRSGPGPWQGGRRKFRRQRPRLSHKGPMPF